One window of the Lemur catta isolate mLemCat1 chromosome 6, mLemCat1.pri, whole genome shotgun sequence genome contains the following:
- the AVIL gene encoding advillin has translation MSLSSAFRAVGNDPGIITWRIEKMELALVPLSTHGNFYEGDCYVILSTRRVGSSLSQDIHFWIGKDSSQDEQTCAAIYTTQLDDYLGGSPVQHREVQYHESDTFQGYFKQGIIYMKGGVASGMKHTETNTYDVKRLLHVKGRRNIRATEVEMSWDSFNQGDVFLLDLGKVIIQWNGPESTSGERLKAMLLAKDIRDRERGGRAEIGVIEGDKEAESPGLMKVLQDTLGRRSIIKPAVPDEIIDQQQKSNTMLYHVSDSGGQLAVTEVAKRPLVQDLLSHDDCYILDQNGTKIYVWKGKGATKVEKQAAMSKALGFIKSKGYPSGTNVETVNDGAESAMFKQLFQKWSVKDQTVGLGKTFSIGKIAKVFQDKFDVTLLHTKPEVAAQERMVDDGNGKVEVWRIENLELVPVEHQWYGFFYGGDCYLVLYTYKVNGKPHYILYIWQGRHASQDELAASAYQAVEVDRQFDGAAVQIRVSMGKEPRHFMAIFKGKLVIFEGGTSRKGNAEPDPPVRLFQIQGNDKSNTKAVEVSAFASSLNSNDVFLLQTQAEHYLWYGKGSSGDERAMAKELAGFLCDGTENTVAEGQEPAEFWDLLGGKTPYANDKRLQQETLDVQSRLFECSNKTGRFIVTEITDFTQDDLNPGDVMLLDTWDQVFLWIGAEANATEKERALAAAQEYLHTHPSGRDTDIPILIIKQGFEPPTFTGWFLAWDPHIWSAGKSYEQLKEELGDTAAIVRITADMKNTTLSLNSDSEPKYYPIEVLLKNQSQELPEDVNPAKKENYLSEQDFMSVFGITRGQFAALPGWKQLQLKKEKGLF, from the exons AAAATGGAGCTGGCACTGGTGCCCCTGAGCACCCACGGCAACTTCTATGAGGGGGACTGCTACGTCATCCTCTCG ACCCGGAGAGTGGGCAGCAGCCTCTCCCAGGATATCCACTTCTGGATCGGGAAGGACTCCTCCCAGGATGAGCAGACCTGTGCAGCCATCTACACCACCCAGCTGGACGACTACCTGGGAGGCAGCCCCGTGCAGCACCGAGAGGTCCAGTACCATGAGTCTGACACCTTCCAAGGCTACTTCAAGCAGGGCATCAT CTACATGAAGGGGGGTGTGGCCTCTGGGATGAAGCACACGGAGACCAACACCTACGATGTGAAGCGGCTGCTACATGTGAAGGGGAGGAGAAACATCAGGGCCACTGAG GTAGAAATGAGTTGGGACAGTTTCAACCAAGGTGATGTCTTCTTGCTGGACCTTGGGAAGGTCATCATCCAGTGGAATGGCCCAGAGAGCACCAGTGGGGAGCGCCTGAAG GCTATGCTTCTGGCAAAGGACATTCGGGACAGGGAGCGAGGGGGCCGTGCTGAAATAGGAGTGATCGAGGGCGACAAGGAGGCAGAGAGCCCGGGGCTGATGAAGGTCCTTCAGGACACCCTTGGCCGACGTTCCATTATCAAACCTGCAGTCCCTGATGAGATCATAGATCAGCAGCAGAAATCAAATACCATGTTGTATCA TGTCTCAGACTCAGGTGGGCAGCTGGCAGTCACAGAGGTAGCAAAGAGGCCTCTGGTCCAGGACTTACTGAGCCATGAT GACTGCTACATCCTGGACCAAAATGGAACCAAGATCTACGTGTGGAAAGGAAAAGGAGCCACGAAGGTTGAGAAGCAGGCGGCCATGTCTAAAGCCCTG GGCTTCATCAAGAGTAAGGGTTACCCCAGCGGCACCAACGTGGAGACCGTCAACGATGGTGCTGAGTCAGCCATGTTCAAGCAGCTGTTCCAGAAGTGGTCAGTGAAGGACCAGACTGTGGGCCTGGGGAAAACGTTCAGCATTGGCAAAATTG CTAAAGTTTTCCAGGATAAGTTTGATGTGACTCTGCTGCACACCAAGCCAGAGGTAGCTGCCCAGGAAAGAATGGTCGATGATGGCAATGGAAAAGTTGAG GTCTGGAGAATTGAGAACCTGGAGCTGGTCCCTGTGGAACATCAGTGGTATGGCTTCTTCTATGGGGGAGACTGCTATCTGGTTCTTTACACATACAAGGTGAACGGGAAGCCACATTACATCTTGTACATCTGGCAG GGCCGCCACGCCTCCCAGGATGAGCTGGCAGCCTCAGCATACCAGGCAGTGGAGGTAGATCGGCAGTTTGATGGGGCCGCCGTGCAGATTCGAGTCAGCATGGGGAAGGAGCCACGCCATTTCATGGCCATCTTCAAGGGGAAGCTAGTTATCTTTGAG GGTGGGACTTCCAGGAAGGGAAATGCTGAGCCTGACCCTCCAGTAAGACTTTTCCAGATTCAAGGAAATGACAAATCTAACACCAAAGCAGTGGAGGTTTCAGCCTTTGCCTCCTCCCTAAATTCCAATGACGTCTTTCTGCTGCAAACTCAGGCAGAGCACTACCTGTGGTATGGCAAG GGGTCTAGCGGGGATGAGCGGGCAATGGCTAAGGAGCTGGCCGGGTTTCTCTGTGACGGAACTGAGAACACTGTGGCCGAGGGCCAGGAGCCAGCCGAGTTCTGGGACCTATTGGGAGGGAAAACTCCCTATGCCAATGATAAAAG ATTACAGCAGGAAACCCTGGATGTCCAGTCTCGTCTCTTTGAATGTTCCAATAAGACTGGCCGGTTCATCGTCACTGAAATCACAGACTTCACCCAGGACGACCTGAACCCAGGTGATGTGATGCTCCTAGATACCTGGGACCAG GTGTTCCTGTGGATTGGGGCTGAGGCCAATGCCACGGAGAAGGAGAGGGCCCTTGCTGCAGCCCAGGAGTACCTGCACACTCACCCCAGCGGCAGAGACACTGACATACCAATCCTGATCATTAAACAGGGGTTTGAGCCTCCCACCTTCACAGGCTGGTTCCTGGCCTGGGACCCTCACATTTGGAGC GCAGGAAAATCATATGAACAATTAAAAGAAGAGCTTGGAGATACTGCTGCTATCGTGCGGATCACTGCT GACATGAAGAACACGACCCTCTCCCTGAATTCTGACAGTGAGCCAAAATATTACCCCATAGAAGTTCTGCTGAAAAACCAGAGTCAGGAGCTGCCTGAGGATGTGAACCCTGCTAAAAAGGAG